A genomic window from Papaver somniferum cultivar HN1 unplaced genomic scaffold, ASM357369v1 unplaced-scaffold_15, whole genome shotgun sequence includes:
- the LOC113335503 gene encoding L-ascorbate oxidase homolog has translation MMRGLQLIQLILVCLSIFVKAEDPYKFFTWTVTYGKLAPLGVSQQVILINGQFPGPTLDVVTNDNLIINVINKLDEPFLLTWNGIKQRKNSWQDGVLGTNCPILPKSNYTYKMQTKDQIGTYSYFPSTAFHKAAGGFGGINVYARPRIPVPYALPTADFTLLIGDWYRTNHKVLRKWMDSGKALASPDGLLLNGRQTNSFFSGDRGKTYMFRITNIGLSTSINFRIQSHKMKLVECEGAHTIQSFYDSLDIHVGQSVSVLVTFDQPPKDYHIVASTRFAPVNFTTTSVLRYKNSKPGVSGPLPRAPALLTHWSMKQARTFRRNLTANAARPNPQGSYHYGQIKISRRIILSNSAPMINRKQRYAVNGFSYINPQTPLKLADYFNITGVFTTGAIEKGTKRPTLATSVLKGSLHEFVEIVFQNNENEIQSWHVDGSDYWVVGFGTMPWNAGKPKTYNLVDAVTRHTVQVYPKSWTAILMSVENQGMWNIRSANWARQYLGQQFYFRVWTEVQSFRNEYDIPQNALLCGKAAGRKIKPRQA, from the exons ATGATGAGAGGACTACAATTAATACAATTAATTCTGGTCTGTTTGAGTATATTTGTGAAAGCAGAAGATCCTTACAAATTCTTTACATGGACCGTTACTTATGGAAAACTTGCTCCCCTTGGTGTTTCTCAACAG GTGATTCTTATCAATGGACAATTTCCTGGTCCAACACTAGATGTTGTCACCAATGATAACTTGATCATCAATGTTATTAACAAGCTAGATGAGCCCTTTCTCTTAACCTG GAATGGTATTAAGCAAAGAAAGAACTCATGGCAAGATGGAGTTTTGGGTACAAATTGCCCAATTCTTCCAAAATCAAACTACACATACAAAATGCAAACCAAAGATCAAATCGGGACTTACTCATATTTCCCATCTACTGCATTTCATAAAGCGGCCGGTGGTTTTGGAGGCATTAACGTTTATGCCAGACCAAGAATTCCTGTTCCATATGCTTTGCCTACTGCAGATTTCACTCTACTTATCGGTGACTGGTACCGCACCAACCATAAG GTGCTAAGAAAATGGATGGACTCGGGTAAAGCACTTGCTTCACCAGATGGTCTTCTCTTAAATGGACGACAGACCAATTCATTCTTCAGCGGTGATCGAG GAAAAACTTACATGTTTAGGATCACAAATATTGGGCTATCAACCTCCATCAATTTCCGAATTCAGAGTCATAAAATGAAGTTGGTTGAATGTGAAGGAGCTCATACAATTCAGAGCTTTTATGATTCCCTAGACATACATGTTGGTCAATCTGTTTCTGTTCTAGTAACCTTCGATCAACCACCCAAAGACTACCATATCGTTGCTTCCACCCGATTCGCGCCAGTCAATTTTACCACAACTTCGGTGTTGCGTTATAAAAATTCTAAACCTGGTGTTTCTGGGCCATTGCCAAGGGCTCCTGCTTTACTAACACACTGGTCCATGAAGCAAGCTAGAACATTCAG GCGGAACTTAACAGCAAATGCAGCAAGGCCAAATCCTCAAGGGTCATATCATTACGGACAgataaaaatttcaagaagaatcaTTTTAAGCAACTCAGCTCCCATGATAAATAGGAAGCAGCGCTATGCAGTTAACGGGTTTTCGTACATTAACCCCCAAACCCCTTTGAAGCTTGCTGATTATTTCAACATCACTGGAGTTTTCACTACAGGCGCCATCGAAAAGGGAACCAAGCGTCCTACCTTAGCCACTTCTGTCTTGAAAGGTTCCCTCCATGAATTTGTTGAAATTGTTTTCCAAAATAATGAAAATGAAATTCAGTCTTGGCATGTCGACGGAAGTGATTACTGGGTTGTCGG TTTCGGTACTATGCCATGGAATGCGGgcaaaccaaaaacctacaatCTAGTCGATGCTGTCACCAGGCACACCGTTCAG GTATACCCAAAGTCATGGACTGCCATATTGATGTCAGTGGAGAACCAAGGCATGTGGAATATAAGATCTGCAAACTGGGCAAGGCAGTATTTAGGTCAGCAATTTTATTTCCGTGTCTGGACAGAGGTACAAAGCTTCAGAAACGAATATGACATTCCTCAAAATGCTCTGCTATGTGGTAAAGCCGCTGGACGGAAAATTAAACCTCGTCAAGCATAG